ATGGACTTCCCCGGCGTCTACGTCTTCGGCTCCAACGACTACTACGGCCCGGCCCGCAAGAGCCCCACCCGCTACCTCAAGGCCCTGCGCAGCGGCGTCCACGGCCTCAACAACCCCGACGGCAGCGGCCGCCGCGGCATCAGCGGCGCCGTCCACAACCCCTGGCAGAAGCTCCGCGACGGCTTCGACCAGGCCGGCTGGCTCAACCTCAACAACGCCCGGGGCCGCCTCACCGTCGCCGGCCTCGACATCGAGTTCACCGGCCTCGACGACCCGCACATCCGCCACGACGACTACGCCGCCGTCGCCGGCGGCCCCTCCCCCGACGCCGACCTCTCCCTCGCCGTCGTCCACGCCCCCTACCTCCGCACCCTCGACGCCTTCACCGCCGACGGCTACCCCCTGATCCTGGCCGGCCACACCCACGGCGGCCAGCTCTGCATCCCCTTCTACGGCGCCCTGGTCACCAACTGCGACCTCGACACCGACCGCGTCAAGGGCCTCTCCACCCACACCACCCCCCAGCACCGCTCCTACCTCCACGTCTCCGCCGGCTGCGGCACCAACCGCTACACCCCCGTCCGCTTCGCCTGCCCCCCCGAAGCCACCCTCCTCACCCTCACCCCCGCCCCGCGCTGACCAGCCCGAAACCGGATTTCGTCTCTGGCCCCACCTCCTGTAGAGTTCTACTCGTTGCGCCGGACACGGAAGGCAACAAAGCAGGACCGGGGTATAGCGCAGCTTGGTAGCGCGCTTCGTTCGGGACGAAGAGGCCGTGGGTTCAAATCCCGCTACCCCGACTTCGTAAGTGCAGGTCAGGGCCGGTGTTCCTCAGGGAACACCGGCCCTGCTTGTCTCTCCCGGTCCTCTTGGGAGAATCCTGGGAGAAAACCGCCGGAGAACCCCCTCCCGGGCCTACCCCTGAGGTTCCTTCAGCAGGGCGTCGAGCACCGCCACGGGCGAGCCCGGCGCCATCCGCCGGCGGGTGTCGAGGGCGGCGGTCCACATCCGGGTGTGAAGTTCCACCCTGCGGTTGGACACCTGGAGACTGGGACGTGTGAGCCCGGAGGAAGCAGTTTCAGGTGGGAAGCAACAGCAACATGAGTAAGCGGTACACGGCGGAGTTCAAGAGGGACGCGGTCGCGCTCGTCCGGTCTTCTCCGCACCGGAACGTCACCGAAATCGCCCGGGAGCTCGGGGTCGGCCCGGAGGGGCTGCGAGGCTGGGTCAAGCAGGACCGCACCGACCGAGGTGAGGGCCGGCCCGGCGACCTGACCAGCCCCGAGCGCGAGGAGCTCACCCGGCTTCGCCGGCAGAACCTCGAGCAGCAGAAGACGATCGAGATCCTTCGCAAGGCAGCCGCCTATTTCGCGGCCGAGACGAATCGGTGACCCGCTTCCGTTTCGTTGAGGATCACCACGGCGCCTTCGGCGTCAAGCGGATCTGCCGAGCGCTGGGGATCGCCCGCTTCTCCTTCTACGCCTGCCGCGCCGGCGAACAGGACCGGCGTGCCCGCGAACGGGCCGAGGACCTCCTCGCCGCCGAGATCACGGTGATACACCTGGCCTCCCGGGGCGCCTACGGCGTCCCGCGCGTTCACGCGGAACTCCGCCGCCAGGGCCGGGCGGTGAACCGGAAGAAGGTGGAGCGGATCATGCGCGAACGTGGGATCGCAGGTGTCACCCGCCGCCGGTGCCGCAGTCTGACCCGCCAGGCCCGCAAGCCGGTGTTCGCCCCGGACCTGATCGGGCGCGACTTCACCGCTCCCCGCCCCGGGATGCGGCTGGTCGGCGACATGACCTTCCTGCCGACCGAGGAGGGCCGGCTCTACCTGGCCACCTGCATCGACCTGGCCACCCGCGAGGTCGTCGGCCACGCGATGGCCGACCACCACCGCGCCGAACTGCCGGCGGCCGCACTGCGGATGGCCGCCGGCCGCGGCACTCTGGAGCGGGGGTGCATTTTTCACACCGACCGCGGCAGCGAATATACGTCGAGTGAATTCCGGAGTGAGATAAGCAAGTTGGACATGAGGCAGTCGATGGGGCGAGTCGGCTCCTGTTACGGTAACGCCGCCGCCGAAAGCTTCTTCGCCGTATTGAAGGAGGAGATCGGCACTCGGGTTTGGCCGGACCGCGCCACAGCCCGGGCGGAGGTTTTCGCGTTCGTCGAGATCTTCTACAACCGCAGGCGCCTACGCAAACACCCTGAGTGGGGTTACCTCACGCCAATTGAGATCCGCCAGCGGCACCGGCAAGGTCACACCCTCGCGGCGTAGACGGAGAGTGTCCAGCTGCAGGGTGGAACTTCACAGTCAAACTTGCTCCAGCAGTTGGTCAGAACACTGCCTTATTAGATCACTGATGAGCACCATCTGGCCATAGTCTGCCAATCCAACCTCCCGGCATGACAGCCTCCGCCATCAAGCCCTAAGAAGTACTCAACTGCTCTAACACTTCTTAGGAGCCATCGTGACAATCGCTGACGAGATGAACACGCTGCGGCTGCGCAGGCTAAAGATCATGGACGACCACCACCGGGCCCAAGAGAAGCTTCGGCGGAAGATGCTCGACCTGCTCCAACAAGTCGACGACGAGATTCGGGAAGTCGGCGATCGTAGCCCCAGCCTTCCATGCCTCGTTCGAGGTACTCCCGGCCCGAGCCTGACCGTATACCACTCAGCCGATGCCCCATGCGGTCGCGTACATGACCGCCGGAACTTCTGGGAAATGCCTGAGGTCGACGCGATGGATGCCTCTCCTCACACCTACCTGGAACGCTGCACTGCTTGCTCCTGGCATCATGCCGCGTCCATCCACGGTAAGCGCCTGTTGAACGCGTAGGCGGAGAGCCCTCGACCTTGTCCTCGGCGGCCCACCATGCCAGAGGAGCCTTATGCCGCATTCAAGCCAATCACGCCCAGTGATGCGTCGGCCGATATGCCCTGATTAATCAGCATTTCTGACATGTTCTCAGAGAACATGTTGCACGTCGAGCCGTCACGTTGCGTTTCTGAGTATAGAAATTCACTCATCTGAGAGTCATCACTCGTGCTCAGCGGCTGCACTCTCCGCTGCTACGGTCCGATGACGAAATAAAGATGCCCGCCGATACCGCGGAGGCTGCGAACCATGTGCGGTACGGCGGGCAATGGACACCTCGTTGGAGGCATCACAGTGAGTCTGACTGAAACCACGCGCCCCCTGTCAACCCGAGCCCCTGGTATTTGGCCAGTGGCCGTGGTCGTCATCGTGGTGGTGCTCAAGGCGCCGACCGATCTCCTCCCTGCTGCACTCTCGGCTTTGGCTGGCATCGTGGCTCTGCTCAGCGAGCCGCGCCTGACAGCAGCGGAAGGCATGGGCCTCACGAGGAACCGCGCAAGGCCGAGTGTCTAACTGCGCTACAACAGCCCCGTACTTTGGCGGACAGCCACGAACGTTCCGGGACTGTGTGCGCAGGTCAGCAACCCCCTGACCCCTGGTCGGGTTGGCACCCGGGTTGCTTCGGGATGAAGAGGTCGCGGGTTCGGATCCCGCTATCCCGACTTCGTGGCAGCAGTTGGGGCCGGTGACTCGTGGGGGTCACTGGCCCCGGCTGTTTTGCGTGGTCGGGTGGGGCGCCGGGGTGGGTGGTGGGTGGGGTTGTCCACAGGGTGTGGATGGGGGGGTGGGTGAGGGGGTGGTGGGGTGGGGTGTTGGGCTGTTCCGGTGAGGGGGGTGGGGGTGGTGACGGGTTTTCGGATGCGGGGTGGGGGTGGGGGCCGGAGGGTGGAGGGGCGGGCTCCGGTGGGCGGGGCCGCTTCGAGGAGGCGGTGGATGAGCGCGGCGGATGTGCCGAGTCCGGACGGGGCGACGGCGGCGGTTGCGGCGAAGCGGGTGAAGGCGGTGGCGACGCCCAGGATGACCTGGGTGACGCTGGCGCTGATGACGACCAGTTCGGTGGCGAGCCTGCGGTCCTCGCCGACGATGGCGGTGTACGGGCTGGCCTGCGTGTTCCTGTACGTGGTGCCGGCCATCGTGTTCCTGCTGCCGACGGCGCTGGTCTCCGCGGAGCTGGCCTCGGGGTGGGAGGGCGGCGTGTACAACTGGGTGGCCCAGGGGCTGTCGAAGCCGCTGGGGTTCCTGGCCGTGTGGTGCCAGTTCGCGATGACGATCTTCTACTACCCGAGCCTGCTGGCGTACGTGGCGAGCACGATCGCGTACGTGGTGGACCCGAGCCTGGCCAGCAACGGCCTCTACACGGCGATCGTGATCATGGTGTTGTACTGGACCGGCGTCTGGGTCTCCTCGCGCGGGACGGGCGCGGTGGCGGGCCTGGCGTCCTGGGGCCTGATCATCGGGACGCTGATCCCGGGCGCGCTGCTGGTGGTGCTGGGCTTCGTGTTCCTGGGGCAGGGCAACCCGTCGGCAGCGCCGATGTCGGCGGACCACCTGCTGCCGGCCTGGACGGGCCTGGCGAGCCTGGTGCTGATCGTCAACAACTTCCTGAGCTACTCGGGCATGGAGATGAACGCGGTGCACGTCTCCTCGCTGAAGAACCCGGGCCGGGAGTTCCCGCGCTCGATGTTCCTGGCGGTCGGGATGGTGCTGCTGATCTTCATCCTCCCGGCGCTGGCGATCAGCTGGGTGGTGCCGGCCGACCAGCTGTCGCTGACGGCGGGCGTGATGCAGGCCTTCGACGCGTTCTTCCAGTACTTCCACATCGGCTGGCTGACGCCGCTGATCGCGGTGGGCCTGGTCGCGGCCTCGCTGGGCGGCATGCTGACCTGGCTGGCCGGCCCGTCCAAGGGCCTGCTGATGATCTCCCGGCAGGAGGGCTACCTGCCGCCGTCGCTGCAGAAGCTGAACAGCCACGGGGTGCAGCAGAACATCCTGGTCGCGCAGGGCGTGGTAACCACGGCCATCGCGCTGATGTACGCGTTCATCCCGAACGTCTCCAGCGTGTACTGGATCTTCTCGGTGATCACCACGCAGGTGTACCTGATCGTCTACCTGCTGATGTTCCTGGCGGCGATCCGGCTGCGGAGGCTCCAGCCGGACCACCCGCGCGGCTACCGCGCCCCGGCGCTGGGGGTGCTGTGCGTGGTGGGCCTGCTGGCGTCGGCGGCGGCCATGGTGATCGGGTTCGTGCCGTCCTCGCAGTTCGGCGGCGGCAGCGTCTGGGCGTACATCGGGATCGTCGGCGGCGGTCTGCTGCTGCTGGGCGTGATCGTCCCGTTCGCCTTCCTGAAGGCCAGCAAGCCCTCGTGGCGCGACCCCGCGGCGGCCGCCGCCATCGCGGAGGAGACGGCATGAGCGGACGGAACGGGTGGAACGCCAGGAACGGGTGGAACACCAGGAGCGGACGGAGCGGGCGGAGCACCAGGAGCGGACGGAGCGGGCGGAGCACCAGGAGCGGACGGAACGTCAGGAGCGGCGGATGAGCACCCGGATGGCTTCCCAGCACAAGTGGATCTACGTGGGCGCGATCGTGCTGCTGGTCGCGATGGCGGTGGTCGGCCTGCTGACGTTCACCCAGCAGCACGCCACCAACCAGTCGTTCCGGAAGGCCGACGAGCTGATCTCGAAGCTGCAGGCGAACGGCTACCCGACGCCGGACCGGGAGCAGGTCGCCCGGACGCTGGGCACGGACGGCGGCGCGGTCTGCGAGGACCCGGCGAGCTCGCTGAAGACCGGCCTGCAGCGGGTGCAGATGTCGAACGGGGCGGACGGCCCCGGGCAGCGGCCGGTCATCGTCCCCGACCGGGTGGTGCAGGCGGAGGCGCTGATCCTGGGCGTGTACTGCCCGGACCAGTTGGACGAGTACCAGGACAAGATCGACGACATCAAGACCGGCGACACGATCCGGAACTGAGGGGAAGGGAGCAGCGATGACCACCGACACCGAACTCGCCGCCCGCATCGCGGCGCTGATGCCACGCGCCCAGCGGGACCTGGCCGAGCTGGTCGCCATCCCGTCGGTCGCCGACCCGCGGCAGCAGCCCCCGGAGAAGTGCCGCCAGGCCGCCGAGTGGGTGGCCGCCGCGTTCGCCGAGGCCGGGCTGCGGGACGTCCGGCTGGCGGAGACCCCGGACGGCAGCCACGCCGTCCTGGGGCACCGCCCGCCGCCGCCCGGTGCGCCGACCGTGCTGCTGTACTGCCACTACGACGTGCAGCCGCCGCTGGACGACTCGGCCTGGACCACGCCCCCGTTCGAGCTGACCGAGCGGGACGGGCGCTGGTACGGGCGGGGCACCGCGGACTGCAAGGGCAACGTCGTCATGCACCTCACCGCGCTGCGGGCGCTCGGCGACGACCTGCCGGTGGGGATCAAGCTGGTCGCCGAGGGCTCGGAGGAGCAGGGCACCGGCGGCCTGGAGGCGTACGTCCCGCAGCACCCCGAGGACCTGCACGCGGACGTGCTGCTGGTCTGCGACACCGGCAACGCGGCGGTCGGGGTGCCGACCGCGACCACCTCGCTGCGCGGTCTGGCGAACGTCGTGGTGACGGTGCGGACGCTGGAGTCGGACGTGCACTCCGGCATGTTCGGCGGCCCCGCCCCGGACGCGCTGGCCGCACTGGTCCGGATCCTGGACTCGCTGCGCGACGCCGAGGGCGGCACCCGGATCGACGGGCTGGACGGCGGCGGGACGTGGGACGGCGTCGGGTACGACGAGCAGCAGTTCCGCGCGGACGCGGGCGTGCTGGAGGGCGTCGGCCTGACCGGTTCCGGGACGGTCGCGGACCGGCTGTGGGCGCGCCCGGCGGTGACGGTGCTGGGCATCGACTGCGCGCCGGTGGTCGGCTCGGCGGCGGCGGTCCCGGGCACCGCCCGGGCCCGGGTCAGCCTGCGGGTGCCGCCCGGCATGGACCCGGGCACCGCGCAGGAGGCGCTGACCGCGCACCTGGTGGCGGCCGCGCCGTGGGGCGCCCGGGTCACGGTGGAGCCGGAGTCGAAGGGCTCGCCGTTCCGGGCCGCCACCGACGGGCGGGCGTACGCGGCGCTGGACGCGGCCGCGCGGGAGGTCTACGGGAAGCCGCTGTCCTTCCTCGGGCAGGGCGGGTCGATCCCGCTGTGCAACGTGCTGGCGGCGCAGTACCCGGAGTCGGAGATCATCCTGATGGGCGTGGAGGAGCCGCGCTGTCTGATCCACGCGCCGAACGAGAGCGTGGACCCGTCCGAGATCGAGCACATGGCCCGGGTGGAGGCGCTGTTCCTGCGCCACTACGCGGCCGCCGCCCACCGCTGATTCGAGAGGGAGAGCATGCCCGCGCCGTTCACCACCGCAGACTTCCAGGCCCGGATGGCCCGCGCCGCGACCGCCGCCGCGGACGCCGGGCTGGCCGGACTGGTCGTCACCCCCGGCCCCGACCTGACCTACCTGACCGGCTACCGGCCGACCGCGACGACCGAGCGGCTGACCGCCCTGGTGCTCGCGGCCGGAGCCGAACCGGTGCTGCTGGTACCGAAGTTGGAGCGCCCGGACGCCGAGCAGGCGCCGGGTGCGGAGGCCGTCCGGATGGCCGACTGGACGGACGGGAGCGACCCGTACGCGGCGCTCGCGCCGAACCTGGACGGCGGCGGCCGGTACGGGATCTCCGACAACGCCTGGGCGATGCACCTGCTCGGGCTGCAGCGGACGCTGCCGGGCACCTCGTACGCGGCGCTGACGGCGGTGCTGCCGATGCTGCGGGCGGTGAAGGACCACGACGAGCTGGAGCGGCTGGCCGCGGCCGGGGCGGCGGCGGACCTGGCGTACGGGGAGATCCTGGGGATGCCCTTCGTCGGGCGGACCGAGAACCAGGTGGCCGCCGACCTGGCCGCGCTGCTGATCAAGCACGGGCACAGCCAGGTCGACTTCACCGTGGTCGGCTCCGGGCCGAACGGGGCGAACCCGCACCACGAGGCCGGGGACCGGCTGATCCGGCGCGGCGACACCGTGGTGCTGGACTTCGGCGGGCTGAAGGACGGCTACGGCTCCGACACCACCCGCACCGTGTTCGTCGGCACCGAGCCGCCCGAGGAGGTGCTCGCCGTCCACGACCTGGTGCGGCGGGCCCAGCAGGCCGCGTTCGACGCCGTCGCGCCCGGGGTGACCTGCCAGGACATCGACCGGGTCGCCCGGAAGGTGATCACCGACGGCGGGTACGGCGAGTACTTCATCCACCGGGTCGGCCACGGCATCGGGCTCACCACCCACGAGCCGCCGTACATGGTGGAGGGCGAGACCCAGCCGCTGGTGCCCGGGATGTGCTTCTCGATCGAGCCGGGGGTCTACCTGCCGGGGCGGTTCGGCGTCCGGATCGAGGACATCGTGACCGTCACCGAGGACGGCGGGCTGCGGTTCAACGGGACGCCGCACGAGCTGGCCTTCGTGAACTGAGCCGGAGGCGGGGCGGGGAGGGCCGTCGGCGTTCCGGCGGCCCTCCGTCACGCCGGGGGCGGCTGGAGGTGGAAGGCCCGGCGCAGGGCGGAGAGCAGCGCGCGCAGGGCCGGGGGCGGGGCGGGGCGGTTGACCAGGGCGAGCAGGGCCGGGGTGGTGAGGTCGGCGACCGGGACGGGGACGAGGGCCGGGAACGCGGCGGCCATCGAGCGGCTGAGCACGGCCACGCCGAGGCCGCGGACGGCCAGGTCGGCGATCGCGGCGGCGGCGCCGGCCTCCAGGGCGATGTGCGGGGTGAGGCCGCGGGCGGCGCAGTCGCGGTCCAGGACGGCGCGCAGGCCGGTGCCGCGCGGCATGCAGACCAGCGGGTGGGCGAGCAGGTCGGCGAGGGCGGGGGCGGGGAGGTCCAGCAGCGGGTGGCCGGGCGGGACGGCGGCGACCACGGGTTCGCCGACCACCACGTGGGTGTCCAGGCCGTCCGGGGCGGGGGCGGGGCGGCCGATCAGGGCGAGGTCGAGGGCGCCGGTGCGGACGGCCTCGGTGAGGTGCTCGGAGTCGTCCTCCAGCAGGGCGAGTTCGACGCCGGGGTGGGCCCGGTGGAAGGCGGCCAGGCCGTCGAACAGCGGGGTGAGGGTGCAGCCGGCGACCATGCCCAGGCGCAGGCTGCCGCGCACCAGGCCACTCACCTCGCCGACCGCCTGCCCGACCGCGCGGGCGGCGGCCAGCGCCTGCCGGGCGTGCTCCAGGGCGGCCTTGCCCGCGACGGTGAGCGTCACCGCGCGGGCCGAGCGGTCGAACAGCTCGGCGCCCAACTCGCGCTCCAGCTGCCGGATCTGGGCGCTCACCCCGGACTGGCTGATGTGCACCCGCTCGGCGGCGCGGGTGAAGTTGCGCTCCTCGGCGACCGCGACGAAGTACTCCAGCTGCCTCAGCTCCATGACTCCTGATTCTAGTTCGGAACGCAACCAGCTGTTGGACTTCTGAACGGGGCGGGCGGAGGCTGGAGGCACAGAACGACGAGGAGGAGGCCGCGGTGAGCGAGTACGAGAAGGCGATGCGCCCGGAGGACCTGACCCGGCTGTTCGTGGAGCGCTCCAACGCGGGCGACGCCGACGGGGTCGCGGCGCTGTACGAGGAGAACGCGGTGCTGGCCTACCCGCCCGGGCAGGTGACGGTCGGCCGGGCGGCGATCCGGGAGCTGTGGGCGGAGGTGCTGACCCACCGGCCGCGGTTCACCCCCGAGCCGCCGCTGCCGACGCTGGCCGCGGACGGCATCGCGCTGACCGCGACCCCGCCGAAGGACGGCGCCGGGGCCCGCGCCCAGGTGGTGCGGCAGCAGCCGGACGGCAGCTGGCTGCGGCTGCTGGACCAGCCGGAGTTCCAGCGCCCGGACGGGGCGGCCTGACCGGCCGGGGGTCAGTCGGCCAGGAAGCGGGCCAGTTCGGCGGTGAAGGCGTCCGGGTTGTCCAGCATGACGTTGTGCCCGCAGTCCGGGACGGGCACCACCGCCACCCCGGCGGCCAGCAGTTCCGGCCCGCCGGGGTACGGGGCGTCGGAGCTCGGGTGGAGCAGGAGCCGGGGCACGGTCAGCGCGGCGAGCCGGGCGCGGACGGTCGGGTCGGTGCCGCGGACCAGGTGGACGGCGCTGCGGTGGAGCGCCTCGGGGCCGGCCAGGCGCAAGGTGGACCACCAGTGCGGGCCGACCAGGTCGCGGATCTCCCGCCAGCCGCCGGCCAGGTACTCGTCCTCGGAGTAGGAGGCGATGCCGCCCCCGCCGGCCCGGCCGCGCTCGGGGGTGCCCGGGTCCAGACTCGGGTCGACCAGCACCAGCCGGGCCACCAGGTGCGGGTGGCGGTCGGCGAGCAGGACGGCGATCGCGCCGCCCATGCTGTGGCCGATCACGTCGGCGCCCCGGACACCGGCCGCGGCGAGCAGCGCGGCGACCGCATCGGTGTGCTGCTCCAGGGTGTAGTCGAAGTCGGTGGGGCGGTCGCTGGTGCCGAAGCCCAGCAGGTCGACCAGCAGCGAGCGGGCGCCGACCAGTTCGGGGCGGGCGACGGTGGCCGCGTAGTACGGGGCGGCCGCGGCGCCGAGCCCGTGCAGGTAGACGCGGGGGCGGCCCCGGTCGCCGGGGATCTCGGTCCAGCGCATCAGGGCGCCGCTGGGGGTCACTTCGGCGGTGCGCACGGTTCGTCCTCCCGGGATGACGGTTATTACCTCGCCAGGACTATACATCGGCATCTATGCATAACGCAGGTGCGGGATGATGGTCCGGTGCTGGAACTGGCGATCCTCGGCTTCCTCTTCGAACAGCAGCTGCACGGCTACGAGCTGAAGCGGCGGGTGGCCCACCTGACCGGGCACGTCCGGCCCATCGCGGACGGCACCCTCTACCCCGCGATCAAGCGCCTGGAGCGGGCCGGGTGGCTGGTCCGGCAGACCGAGCCCGGCAGCCGGGCCGCGCCCCGGCACGTGCTCACCCTCACCGCCGACGGCCGGGCCGAGCTGCTGCGCCGGCTGCGGGACGCCGACGGCACCGAGATCACCGACGAGAACCACTGGTTCACCGTGCTCGCCTTCCTGCGCCACCTCGGCGACCCGGACGAGCAGTCCGCCGTGCTGGGGCGGCGGCTGGAGTTCCTGCGGCAGCCCAGCAGCTTCTTCTACGACGACGGGCGCCCGCTGGCCGCCGAGGAGCTGGACGACCCGTTCCGGCAGGGCCTGCTGGCGGTGGCCCGCGCCACCAGCCGGGCCGAACTGGACTGGCTGGAACGGACGTTGGCCGACCTGGCGGGACCCGCGGGCTGACCGGGCCGGCGCGCCGCCGGGCCCGTGCGAAACCGTGACACTTCTCCGGGCTCCCGACCGAAACCCGAACGCCCCTTCGAGCGTGTACCTCTTCCGGAAAGACCGGATGGAGGGGGACCCGTCGTGCGACGGATTTCGATGGTGGGCGCGGTTCTGGGCGGGGCGCTGCTGCTGACCGCGTGCGGCGGCGGGGGCGGCGGGGGCGGCGGCGGTTCCGACACGCCGGCCGGGGGGACGGCGAGCGGCCCGGTGCGGGCGAAGGCGTCCGCGGCGGTGCTGTCGATCGAGCCGGGGGACGGCGCGAAGGACGTGGCCCCGGGCGCGGTCAAGGTCTCGGTGGCGACCGGCAAGCTGACCGAGGTCAGCGTCACCGACCAGGACGGCAGGCCGGTCGAGGGCGCCATCGCCGCCGACAGCCTCACCTGGGCCCCGGCCCCCGGCGGCCTCGCGGTCGGCTCGACCTACCGGGTGAGCGCCCGGGCCGCCGACGCCGACGGCGTGGCCGCCACCGCCACCAGCACCTTCACCACGCTCGTCCCGCGGCGGACGGTCAAGGTTGAGGACAACGTGGTGACCGGCGAGGACTTCGGCGTCGGCATGATCGTCTCGGTGAACTTCGGCGGCGTGAAGGTCACGAACAAGGAGGCCGTCGAACGGGCCATCACGGTCGAGGCCTCGGACGGCACCCAGGTCAGGGGCCACTGGTTCGACGGCGACACCCGGCTCGACCTGCGCCCCGCCGAGTACTGGAAGCCCGGCACCACCGTCCAGGTCCACCTGCGCACCAAGAGCGTGGAGCTGGCCCCCGGCGTGTACGGCGCGACCCAGCGCGACGAGCACTTCACCATCGCCCGCTCCCGGATCAGCGAGGTCGACGCCCGCACCCACCAGATGGTGGTCAAGGAGGACGGCAAGCCGGACCAGACCATCGCGATCGTCGCGGGCACCGACGACAACCCCTCCTGGAACGGCACCATGGTCATCTCGGCGAAGAGCCGGATGGAGAAGATGACCTCCGAGGGCCAGACCAACCTCAAGGGCCCCGGCTACGAAGCGATGGAACCGCACGCGATGCGCCTGACCAGCTCCGGCACCTACCTGCACGGCAACCCGCAGGCCCGCGGCGTGGCCGGCCGCGCCAACATCAGCCACGGCTGCATCGGCATGCCCGACACCCCCGAGGGCAGCGACGACTCCGTCGCCGGGCAGGTCTACAACGCCTCGAAGATCGGCGACGTGGTGATCATCCGGAACTCGGTCAAGAAGGAGCGGCTGGACCCCGCCAACGGCCTCAGCGGCTGGACCCTGCCCTGGTCGCAGTGGTGACCGCGGGCTGATCGCGGGCTGACCGCGGGCTGATCGCGGGCTGACCGCGGCCCGCGGCGGCGGGCCTCAGCGGGTGCGGCGGCGGTAGTCGGCCGGGGTGGTGGCCAGGGTGCGGGCGAAGGCCCGGCGCATCGCCTCGGCCGAGCCGTACCCGCAGGAGCGGGCGACCTGCTCCACGCCGTCCCGGCTGTCCTCCAGCCGGCGGCGGGCCGCCTCCAGCCGGGCCCCGGCCACGTACCGGCCGGGGGTCATGCCGACGTCCGCGGCGAAGACCCGGGCGAATTGGCGCGGCGACAGCGCGGCCCGGCGGGCCAGCGACTCCACCGACAGGTCCTCCTCCGGGTGCTCGACGATCCAGCGCTGCACCTCGCGCACCGAGTCCCGCTCGGCGAGCTGCGCCGACAGCTGGGCGGAGAACTGGGCCTGGCCGCCGGGGCGGCGCAGGAACACCACCAGGTTGCGGGCGACCGCCAGCGCGACCTCCCGGCCCAGGTCCTCCTCCACCAGGTGCAGCGCCAGGTCGATGCCCGCGGTGACGCCCGCCGAGGACAGGAACCGGCCGTCCCGGACGTAGATCGGCTCCGGGTCGACGGTCAGCTCGGGGTGGCGGGCGGCCAGCGTCGCGCAGTGCCGCCAGTGGGTGGTGACCCGGCGGCCCGCCAGCAGGCCGGCCGCAGCGAGCAGGAAGGTGCCGGTGCACACCGAGACCACCCGCCCGGCGCCGGCCGCGAGTTCGGCGATCCGGGCGGGCAGTTCGGGCGCGACCTCGCCGCGGGTGCCGACGCCGCCCGGGACGAGCAGGGTGTGCGCGGGGGCGGCCAGGTCGAGGTCGGTGTCGGGCAGCAGGGTCAGCCCACTGCTGCTGCGCACCGGCCGCCCGCCGGGCGAGGCGGTGGTGACGGGGTGCCCGGCGCCGTGGAACACCTCCAGCGGGCCGGTGACGTCGAGGCTCTGCACCCCGTCGAACAGGACGATCAGCACGCTGCGGGTCGGCATGCTCCCAGGTTGGCGGAGCTCCCCGGTGGCAGCAAGGACGCGCACCCCACCTTTCCTGCCATCAGGCGTCGAGCCGCTTGTAGTAGTAGGTGGTGTCGGCGAGCGTGCCGTCCGGGGTGGCGGCGTGGCCGGGGACGGTGCCGAACGGCGTCCAGCCGGCCGAGCGGTAGAGGTGCTCGGCGGCGCTGCCGGTCTGGGTGTCGAGCAGCAGCAGGGTGACGCCG
The window above is part of the Kitasatospora sp. NA04385 genome. Proteins encoded here:
- a CDS encoding metallophosphoesterase, giving the protein MRPLYSVPLGVAAAGAACLVYAAGYEVRSFRLRRVEVPILPAGARPVRILQVSDIHMVNGQAKKQRWLQSLAGLRPDLVVNTGDNLSDPLGVPAALDALGPLMDFPGVYVFGSNDYYGPARKSPTRYLKALRSGVHGLNNPDGSGRRGISGAVHNPWQKLRDGFDQAGWLNLNNARGRLTVAGLDIEFTGLDDPHIRHDDYAAVAGGPSPDADLSLAVVHAPYLRTLDAFTADGYPLILAGHTHGGQLCIPFYGALVTNCDLDTDRVKGLSTHTTPQHRSYLHVSAGCGTNRYTPVRFACPPEATLLTLTPAPR
- a CDS encoding transposase; amino-acid sequence: MGSNSNMSKRYTAEFKRDAVALVRSSPHRNVTEIARELGVGPEGLRGWVKQDRTDRGEGRPGDLTSPEREELTRLRRQNLEQQKTIEILRKAAAYFAAETNR
- a CDS encoding IS3 family transposase, giving the protein MTRFRFVEDHHGAFGVKRICRALGIARFSFYACRAGEQDRRARERAEDLLAAEITVIHLASRGAYGVPRVHAELRRQGRAVNRKKVERIMRERGIAGVTRRRCRSLTRQARKPVFAPDLIGRDFTAPRPGMRLVGDMTFLPTEEGRLYLATCIDLATREVVGHAMADHHRAELPAAALRMAAGRGTLERGCIFHTDRGSEYTSSEFRSEISKLDMRQSMGRVGSCYGNAAAESFFAVLKEEIGTRVWPDRATARAEVFAFVEIFYNRRRLRKHPEWGYLTPIEIRQRHRQGHTLAA
- a CDS encoding APC family permease; this translates as MSAADVPSPDGATAAVAAKRVKAVATPRMTWVTLALMTTSSVASLRSSPTMAVYGLACVFLYVVPAIVFLLPTALVSAELASGWEGGVYNWVAQGLSKPLGFLAVWCQFAMTIFYYPSLLAYVASTIAYVVDPSLASNGLYTAIVIMVLYWTGVWVSSRGTGAVAGLASWGLIIGTLIPGALLVVLGFVFLGQGNPSAAPMSADHLLPAWTGLASLVLIVNNFLSYSGMEMNAVHVSSLKNPGREFPRSMFLAVGMVLLIFILPALAISWVVPADQLSLTAGVMQAFDAFFQYFHIGWLTPLIAVGLVAASLGGMLTWLAGPSKGLLMISRQEGYLPPSLQKLNSHGVQQNILVAQGVVTTAIALMYAFIPNVSSVYWIFSVITTQVYLIVYLLMFLAAIRLRRLQPDHPRGYRAPALGVLCVVGLLASAAAMVIGFVPSSQFGGGSVWAYIGIVGGGLLLLGVIVPFAFLKASKPSWRDPAAAAAIAEETA
- a CDS encoding dipeptidase; the encoded protein is MTTDTELAARIAALMPRAQRDLAELVAIPSVADPRQQPPEKCRQAAEWVAAAFAEAGLRDVRLAETPDGSHAVLGHRPPPPGAPTVLLYCHYDVQPPLDDSAWTTPPFELTERDGRWYGRGTADCKGNVVMHLTALRALGDDLPVGIKLVAEGSEEQGTGGLEAYVPQHPEDLHADVLLVCDTGNAAVGVPTATTSLRGLANVVVTVRTLESDVHSGMFGGPAPDALAALVRILDSLRDAEGGTRIDGLDGGGTWDGVGYDEQQFRADAGVLEGVGLTGSGTVADRLWARPAVTVLGIDCAPVVGSAAAVPGTARARVSLRVPPGMDPGTAQEALTAHLVAAAPWGARVTVEPESKGSPFRAATDGRAYAALDAAAREVYGKPLSFLGQGGSIPLCNVLAAQYPESEIILMGVEEPRCLIHAPNESVDPSEIEHMARVEALFLRHYAAAAHR
- a CDS encoding aminopeptidase P family protein; this encodes MPAPFTTADFQARMARAATAAADAGLAGLVVTPGPDLTYLTGYRPTATTERLTALVLAAGAEPVLLVPKLERPDAEQAPGAEAVRMADWTDGSDPYAALAPNLDGGGRYGISDNAWAMHLLGLQRTLPGTSYAALTAVLPMLRAVKDHDELERLAAAGAAADLAYGEILGMPFVGRTENQVAADLAALLIKHGHSQVDFTVVGSGPNGANPHHEAGDRLIRRGDTVVLDFGGLKDGYGSDTTRTVFVGTEPPEEVLAVHDLVRRAQQAAFDAVAPGVTCQDIDRVARKVITDGGYGEYFIHRVGHGIGLTTHEPPYMVEGETQPLVPGMCFSIEPGVYLPGRFGVRIEDIVTVTEDGGLRFNGTPHELAFVN